In the Leptotrichia sp. oral taxon 847 genome, one interval contains:
- a CDS encoding glycosyltransferase family 9 protein gives MNMIKKIKIKLTILLLGNKKKYKNINLKDVKTVLLSPKDALGDTLISFSHARQLRKMYPYAKIGIVSTIRNKNFIKLINQKEKVFDEIVDRKKIIRHRKKWDLLLDFKDQINTKRLIWTKILKPKIIISFGKDKAGHYFSRKNIKIYDFVTAPPEKAHIVDYLMYSEFSKYFNIEKEIPKLELNGFEVSKMVKNWNLKRRKIKILLAPQGNDRCIKIEELAKFLNDINFENVKFIMSKTSGSEKYFEKLTSLLKSNIDISLSKAFSIEEYVNFLASSDIVVGVDSGSVHIACALKKPVLSFYANNEANLYRWSPVPNKNVDSLQIISNIAGTQNDLYDFPMEDAVKWLNIEINKIYGQSER, from the coding sequence ATGAATATGATAAAAAAAATTAAAATAAAATTGACAATTTTACTACTTGGAAATAAAAAAAAGTATAAAAATATTAATTTAAAAGATGTAAAAACGGTGCTACTAAGCCCAAAAGATGCACTGGGGGATACATTAATTTCATTTAGTCACGCAAGGCAGCTTAGGAAAATGTATCCATATGCAAAAATAGGGATTGTTTCAACTATTAGAAATAAAAATTTTATAAAACTTATTAATCAGAAAGAAAAAGTGTTTGATGAGATTGTCGATAGGAAAAAAATAATTAGGCATCGAAAAAAGTGGGATTTGCTTTTGGATTTTAAAGATCAGATTAATACAAAAAGACTTATTTGGACAAAGATACTAAAACCAAAAATAATAATAAGTTTTGGAAAGGATAAAGCTGGGCACTACTTTAGCAGGAAAAATATAAAAATTTATGATTTTGTAACTGCACCACCAGAAAAAGCTCATATTGTCGACTATCTGATGTATTCGGAATTTTCAAAATATTTTAATATTGAAAAAGAGATTCCAAAATTGGAATTAAATGGATTTGAAGTTTCAAAAATGGTTAAGAATTGGAATTTGAAGCGAAGAAAAATAAAAATTTTATTGGCTCCACAGGGAAATGACAGATGTATTAAAATCGAAGAATTGGCAAAATTTTTGAATGATATAAATTTTGAAAATGTAAAATTTATTATGTCTAAAACTAGCGGAAGTGAAAAGTATTTTGAAAAACTAACTTCACTTTTAAAAAGTAATATTGACATTTCATTATCCAAGGCATTTTCAATAGAAGAATATGTAAACTTTTTGGCATCGTCAGATATAGTCGTGGGAGTTGACAGTGGAAGTGTTCATATCGCCTGTGCCTTAAAAAAGCCGGTGCTTAGTTTTTATGCGAATAATGAAGCGAACCTTTATAGATGGTCGCCTGTGCCAAATAAAAATGTAGATAGTTTACAGATTATTTCAAATATTGCTGGAACTCAAAATGATCTTTATGATTTTCCTATGGAAGATGCAGTAAAGTGGTTGAACATTGAAATAAATAAAATTTATGGACAAAGTGAAAGGTAA
- a CDS encoding capsular polysaccharide synthesis protein, translating to MKEYKFTASTIYKLNEKLKKKPFKYIYKELMPNFLFDKIQREVYFSNQKAIVSDWDKILADYFEDKIEIAKVIPKKKFLNDEKIIWQFWGQGWDYEKLPNVVKICYKAMDKYKGNYTLIRLDMENISKYLEFPDYVMKKLSEKKMGYAHFTDILRFALLKYYGGVWVDATILLTDYLPSEYFEMDYFLFQRDDDFKNKKEFELYDSIYFSWNKKSKIKMLSSIIFSHKDNKIMATLLDLLLVFWRDNDRIPNYFFMQILYTELVEKYYRKDRCKIVSDTLPHELFKVWFDTYSKEKLKKITDSVSIHKLSFKIDSSKKKVENTFFEYFKNLYEI from the coding sequence ATGAAAGAATACAAATTCACCGCTTCCACAATTTATAAATTAAATGAAAAACTAAAAAAAAAGCCATTTAAATATATTTACAAAGAACTTATGCCAAATTTTTTGTTTGATAAAATACAAAGAGAAGTGTATTTTTCTAATCAAAAGGCTATTGTCAGTGACTGGGATAAAATTTTAGCCGATTATTTTGAAGATAAAATTGAAATAGCTAAAGTTATTCCAAAAAAAAAGTTTTTAAATGATGAAAAAATAATTTGGCAGTTTTGGGGACAAGGATGGGATTATGAAAAATTGCCAAATGTGGTAAAAATTTGTTATAAAGCGATGGATAAATATAAAGGAAATTACACTTTGATTAGGCTGGATATGGAAAATATTAGTAAATATTTGGAATTTCCTGATTATGTGATGAAAAAATTGTCTGAAAAGAAAATGGGATATGCTCATTTTACGGATATTTTGAGATTTGCTCTCTTAAAATATTATGGCGGAGTATGGGTTGATGCGACAATTTTACTCACAGATTATTTGCCGAGTGAATATTTTGAAATGGACTATTTTCTTTTTCAAAGAGATGATGATTTCAAAAATAAAAAAGAATTTGAACTTTATGATTCGATTTATTTTTCTTGGAATAAAAAATCTAAAATAAAGATGTTGAGCAGTATAATATTTTCTCATAAAGATAATAAAATAATGGCAACACTTCTCGATTTACTTTTAGTTTTTTGGCGAGATAACGATAGAATTCCAAATTATTTTTTTATGCAGATTTTATATACGGAATTAGTTGAAAAATATTATAGGAAAGATAGGTGTAAAATTGTTTCGGACACATTGCCTCACGAACTTTTTAAAGTGTGGTTTGATACTTATTCCAAAGAAAAACTAAAAAAAATAACTGATTCTGTGAGCATTCACAAGTTGTCATTTAAAATAGACAGCAGTAAAAAGAAAGTTGAAAATACTTTTTTTGAATATTTTAAAAATTTATATGAAATTTAA
- a CDS encoding polysaccharide deacetylase family protein: protein MTVILIAIVILAFLVFIIYNKTRKNFAICLMYHSIDDKPGKEGIFVDEFEEQMKLIKDKTSFKMEELKDMNYKLPKNSILVTFDDGYKNNYTLAYPILKKYNIKATIFLNTRYVGNNVDYLSWENVREMYESGLVDFQMHTHSHDLTIKRIKVVDFYEKDTSPYFKRESYNLFYDGKDGHFNVKNDSSKLDGLPIFKLVSQVSVAGFRPKRNFVEKYRKIENSDGFRKKSRKEKIEFLNKLFVEKKDEFFYKIDENKFFEIINFEILENKKIIEKNLHKTPFVLAYPWGHRYKGNREDLKKLGVEVFVTTRKGANSLNLNKDWIYRISGDDFENLSEFKKEINNGETPFYKKIKKLLKF from the coding sequence ATGACTGTAATTTTAATAGCAATAGTTATTTTGGCGTTTTTAGTATTTATCATTTACAACAAAACGAGAAAAAATTTTGCAATTTGTCTTATGTATCACAGTATTGATGATAAACCTGGAAAAGAAGGTATATTTGTAGATGAATTTGAAGAGCAGATGAAACTTATTAAAGATAAAACTTCTTTTAAAATGGAAGAGTTAAAAGATATGAATTACAAATTACCTAAAAATTCGATACTTGTCACATTTGACGACGGCTACAAAAATAATTATACACTGGCTTATCCAATTTTGAAAAAGTATAATATAAAGGCGACTATTTTTTTAAATACGAGATACGTTGGAAATAATGTAGATTATTTGAGCTGGGAAAATGTGAGGGAAATGTATGAAAGTGGCTTAGTTGATTTTCAGATGCACACACACTCACATGATTTGACGATAAAGCGAATCAAAGTTGTGGATTTTTATGAAAAAGATACTTCGCCATATTTTAAAAGAGAGAGCTATAATTTGTTTTATGACGGAAAAGACGGACATTTTAATGTGAAAAATGACAGTAGTAAATTAGACGGACTTCCTATCTTTAAGCTAGTTAGCCAAGTGTCAGTCGCTGGATTTCGTCCAAAGAGAAATTTTGTTGAAAAGTATAGAAAAATTGAAAATTCTGATGGATTTCGGAAAAAATCTCGTAAGGAAAAGATAGAATTTTTGAATAAATTGTTTGTTGAAAAAAAAGATGAGTTTTTCTATAAAATTGACGAAAATAAATTTTTTGAAATAATAAATTTTGAAATTTTGGAAAATAAAAAGATTATTGAAAAAAATCTTCACAAAACTCCTTTTGTTTTGGCATATCCTTGGGGACACCGTTATAAAGGGAATAGAGAAGATTTAAAAAAACTTGGTGTGGAAGTGTTTGTTACGACAAGAAAAGGAGCAAACTCGTTAAATTTAAATAAAGACTGGATTTATCGAATAAGCGGAGATGATTTTGAAAATTTATCTGAATTTAAAAAAGAAATAAATAATGGGGAAACTCCATTTTATAAAAAAATAAAAAAATTACTTAAATTTTAA
- a CDS encoding glycosyltransferase family 9 protein, whose amino-acid sequence MGKINWKFYKPYRDALVDKKNDFLSRMFDKKKKKINLTPDKIKKMLFMRIDGKIGDYIISSFMFREIKKKYPHIQLDIISINSLENLLKYNKNIDNYYVFNRKKLREWREMIKKLKPNNYDVILDSTEGLKYKQVYFLNKMNAKVNIGYNKDNFSVYNENVKQSKSLRMKDIYREMLNCVNIKITNTKYDVPISSESEKKVDKFFREKNIRQSDKSERVISVNFFGASSGRKTNLKNSLVILKELRKKYPNDKIVILDSPSDREQIYETLKNVNDENVYFFEDSRTILDSISLINRSDLVVSLDTSILHLGEGLNRKVMAFYGPKLNKNKWRIKEEGNILIDFPEKNINDIDFEKLLCNF is encoded by the coding sequence ATGGGAAAAATAAACTGGAAATTTTACAAGCCGTATAGAGATGCGCTAGTTGACAAAAAAAATGATTTTTTGAGTAGAATGTTTGACAAAAAGAAAAAGAAAATTAACCTTACGCCTGATAAAATAAAAAAAATGCTATTTATGCGAATAGATGGGAAAATAGGAGATTATATCATAAGTTCTTTTATGTTTAGAGAAATTAAGAAAAAATATCCACATATACAGTTGGATATAATTTCCATCAACTCTTTGGAAAATTTGTTGAAATATAATAAGAATATTGATAATTATTATGTCTTTAACAGAAAAAAGCTTAGAGAGTGGAGAGAAATGATAAAAAAATTAAAGCCAAATAATTACGATGTGATACTGGATTCTACAGAAGGCCTAAAATACAAGCAAGTTTATTTTTTAAATAAAATGAATGCTAAAGTGAATATTGGGTACAACAAAGATAATTTTTCAGTTTACAACGAGAATGTCAAACAAAGTAAGAGTTTGAGAATGAAAGACATCTATCGGGAAATGCTTAACTGTGTAAATATTAAAATTACGAATACCAAATATGACGTGCCAATTTCAAGTGAGTCAGAAAAAAAAGTTGACAAATTTTTTAGAGAAAAAAATATTCGTCAAAGTGATAAAAGTGAAAGAGTGATTTCAGTAAACTTTTTTGGGGCTTCTAGCGGAAGAAAGACAAATTTGAAAAATTCACTTGTGATATTAAAAGAATTGAGAAAAAAATATCCAAATGATAAAATTGTGATACTTGATTCGCCGTCTGACAGAGAGCAAATTTATGAAACACTAAAAAATGTGAATGATGAGAATGTATATTTTTTTGAAGATTCAAGGACGATTTTGGATAGTATTTCTCTAATTAATCGAAGTGATTTGGTCGTTTCCTTGGACACTTCGATACTTCATTTGGGAGAGGGATTAAATCGAAAAGTGATGGCTTTTTATGGACCAAAGCTTAATAAAAATAAATGGCGGATAAAGGAAGAAGGAAATATTTTGATTGATTTTCCTGAAAAAAATATAAATGACATTGATTTTGAAAAACTTTTATGTAATTTTTAA
- a CDS encoding galactosyltransferase-related protein, whose amino-acid sequence MWKNLFDKNFKNKLNMIRNSILSKILTKKDKNLKGIRSCNMSFFKKDLELVNGFEEKIEGWGREDSELALRLFNNGIKKKKLKFSALTYHIFHKENDRSHLKENDKLLSDAIKNKKMVAERGLNQYDKLL is encoded by the coding sequence TTGTGGAAAAATTTGTTTGACAAAAATTTTAAAAATAAACTTAATATGATAAGAAATTCGATTTTATCTAAAATTTTGACAAAAAAAGATAAAAATTTAAAGGGGATTAGAAGTTGCAATATGTCTTTTTTTAAGAAGGATTTGGAGCTCGTAAACGGATTTGAGGAAAAAATTGAGGGCTGGGGCAGAGAAGATAGTGAACTTGCGCTAAGGCTTTTTAACAATGGAATTAAAAAAAAGAAATTAAAATTTAGTGCGCTGACTTATCACATTTTTCACAAGGAAAATGACAGAAGCCACTTAAAAGAAAACGACAAATTGTTAAGTGATGCGATAAAAAATAAAAAGATGGTGGCTGAAAGAGGGCTAAACCAGTACGATAAATTATTATAG
- a CDS encoding ABC transporter ATP-binding protein yields MKITKSENYKSIKKLRKYMKRYSFPIFLNIILAMVSSAVSSAPLALIKRLFDKGIIDSNEKDILYAAGSMILLAVIGAVLVYWNTVFSALISASMYKNIVDDIYVKIQTLDMEYFSSTKIGELMTKVITDPNNINSVIKETFNMIPEIFKVLICFGFALSIDWKLTLGILIVAPALVTIVKKYSKKLKRSGKRRQEAMGIINSKLQESLSGIRVIKAFAMEREEIRDFKIKNMKLKRIAVQAAKYNARSSAVSEALNYIMIAGLLLAGGYRVLRGHDFTPGSFVTIMGAISSMYTPIRRAITRFNEISIDIPSVGRVFEILEEEPKIVSNENKVSFEYFSDSIVFENVDFKYKDSEEKILKNINLTVKKGETVAFVGNSGGGKSTLVNLIPRFFDVSSGEIKIDGVNIKDYDIKSLRKKIGIVPQETFLFSGTILENIKYGKRDATFEEIQEAAKQANAHDFIEKLEDGYNTEIGERGIKLSGGQKQRIAIARAILENPQILILDEATSALDNESEKLVQDALEKLMGNKTTFVIAHRLTTIENSDKIVVLQQGEIKEVGTHKELLEKNGLYKSLYNKNFDFSVKK; encoded by the coding sequence ATGAAAATTACAAAGTCAGAAAATTATAAATCAATAAAAAAATTAAGAAAATATATGAAACGTTATTCTTTTCCAATATTTTTGAATATTATATTAGCTATGGTTTCTTCAGCTGTGTCTTCGGCGCCGCTTGCCCTTATAAAAAGGCTTTTTGACAAAGGGATTATTGACAGCAACGAAAAAGATATTCTATATGCGGCAGGTTCTATGATTTTACTTGCTGTAATAGGAGCTGTATTAGTTTACTGGAATACTGTTTTTTCAGCGTTAATTTCCGCTTCGATGTACAAAAATATCGTTGATGACATCTATGTGAAGATACAAACACTTGATATGGAATATTTTTCTAGTACCAAAATTGGAGAACTTATGACAAAAGTTATAACTGATCCGAATAATATAAATAGCGTGATAAAAGAAACGTTTAATATGATTCCAGAAATTTTTAAAGTTTTAATTTGTTTTGGATTTGCACTTAGTATTGATTGGAAGTTAACTTTAGGTATTCTTATTGTTGCACCAGCTTTAGTTACAATTGTAAAAAAATATTCAAAAAAATTGAAACGCTCTGGAAAAAGACGACAGGAAGCGATGGGAATAATAAATTCAAAATTGCAGGAATCTCTTTCTGGAATCCGTGTAATTAAAGCATTTGCAATGGAAAGAGAAGAAATCAGGGATTTTAAAATAAAAAATATGAAGTTAAAAAGAATTGCTGTTCAAGCCGCAAAATATAACGCTCGTTCGAGTGCTGTTTCAGAAGCTCTAAATTATATTATGATAGCGGGACTTCTGCTTGCAGGAGGATACCGTGTTTTGCGTGGACACGATTTTACGCCAGGATCTTTTGTTACAATAATGGGTGCTATAAGCTCGATGTATACTCCGATTCGTCGTGCAATTACACGATTTAATGAAATTAGTATAGATATTCCGTCAGTTGGTCGGGTATTTGAAATTTTGGAAGAAGAGCCTAAAATTGTAAGCAATGAAAATAAAGTTTCATTTGAATATTTTTCGGACAGTATTGTTTTTGAAAATGTTGATTTCAAATATAAAGATAGTGAAGAAAAAATTTTAAAAAATATAAATTTAACTGTAAAAAAAGGTGAAACAGTAGCTTTTGTGGGAAATTCTGGAGGCGGAAAATCAACTCTTGTAAATTTAATTCCAAGATTTTTTGACGTTTCAAGTGGGGAAATAAAAATTGACGGAGTAAACATAAAAGATTATGATATAAAATCGTTGAGAAAAAAAATTGGTATAGTTCCGCAAGAGACATTTTTGTTTTCAGGAACAATTTTAGAAAATATAAAATATGGAAAAAGAGATGCAACTTTTGAAGAAATACAAGAGGCTGCAAAGCAAGCTAATGCTCACGATTTTATAGAAAAACTTGAAGACGGATACAATACTGAAATTGGAGAACGGGGAATAAAATTGTCAGGGGGACAAAAACAAAGAATAGCAATAGCTCGTGCCATTTTGGAAAATCCGCAAATTCTTATTTTAGATGAAGCAACTTCGGCGCTGGACAACGAATCAGAAAAATTGGTTCAAGATGCACTGGAAAAATTGATGGGAAATAAAACTACATTTGTCATCGCTCACAGACTTACAACTATCGAAAATAGTGATAAAATAGTAGTTCTTCAACAAGGAGAAATAAAAGAAGTTGGAACTCACAAAGAGCTTTTAGAAAAAAATGGTCTATATAAATCACTTTATAATAAAAACTTTGACTTTTCTGTAAAAAAATAA
- a CDS encoding glycosyltransferase, whose translation MKILVLHGHLSMGGEERVLISVLKNLRDLGHNIDLIITWNHKENNLFENEIPKGVNYEFLFDFYDGKNKLMKEFYRFFSKNKYPKLIKEKIKKEKYDVVIDYSSNLLKYENFSVNIPLISWVHFSLTFGEKLTSKKIEKYKRQYKKYSKIIAITKVMQKEFLEKLEMNSEKVVMIYNPIDLEFIKKRAEDVEKKYEKYLKEDYFLQVSRLSEQKQPEHLIDIYYKLKKKGIKEKLYFVGSGIKNELLRQKIQEYKLENDIFLLGQMENPYPFFKNAKLFVHTAKYEGLPTVLIESMTFGTPVVAYDCPTGPKDILGENSEYGKLVPLNDKDKFVLDVLELENEEKYRYYCEKALNRAKDFSIESNRNELQKLLKNLVFE comes from the coding sequence ATGAAAATATTGGTTTTACACGGTCATTTGAGTATGGGAGGAGAAGAGCGAGTTTTAATTAGTGTATTAAAAAATTTAAGAGATTTAGGGCACAACATAGATTTAATTATAACTTGGAATCATAAAGAAAATAATTTGTTTGAAAATGAGATTCCTAAAGGCGTAAATTACGAATTTTTGTTTGATTTTTATGATGGGAAAAATAAACTTATGAAAGAGTTTTATAGATTTTTTTCAAAAAATAAATATCCAAAATTGATAAAAGAAAAAATAAAAAAAGAAAAATATGATGTTGTGATAGATTATTCTTCAAATTTATTAAAATATGAAAATTTTTCTGTAAATATACCTTTGATTTCATGGGTTCATTTTTCGCTTACTTTTGGGGAAAAATTGACGAGTAAAAAAATTGAAAAATATAAAAGGCAATATAAAAAGTATTCAAAAATTATAGCGATTACAAAAGTTATGCAAAAAGAGTTTTTGGAAAAACTTGAAATGAATAGTGAAAAAGTTGTGATGATTTACAATCCGATTGACTTGGAATTTATAAAAAAAAGAGCGGAAGATGTGGAAAAAAAATATGAAAAATATTTGAAGGAAGATTATTTTTTGCAAGTTTCACGACTTTCGGAGCAAAAGCAGCCTGAGCATTTAATTGATATTTATTATAAGTTGAAGAAAAAAGGGATAAAAGAAAAACTTTATTTTGTTGGAAGCGGGATAAAAAATGAATTGCTTCGTCAAAAAATACAGGAATATAAATTGGAAAATGATATTTTTTTGCTGGGGCAGATGGAAAATCCATATCCATTCTTTAAAAATGCAAAATTGTTTGTGCATACGGCGAAATATGAAGGACTTCCTACAGTTTTAATTGAAAGTATGACATTTGGGACTCCAGTTGTCGCCTATGATTGTCCTACCGGACCAAAAGATATTTTGGGAGAAAATAGCGAATACGGAAAACTTGTTCCGCTAAATGACAAAGATAAATTTGTTTTAGATGTTTTGGAACTTGAAAATGAAGAAAAGTATAGATATTATTGTGAAAAGGCGCTAAATCGTGCTAAGGATTTTTCAATTGAAAGTAATAGGAATGAATTACAAAAATTGTTGAAAAATCTGGTTTTTGAATAA
- a CDS encoding RnfABCDGE type electron transport complex subunit D, whose amino-acid sequence MKKFIMFRNKKRLIEENMFHTNIDIFISLIPILIASFIYTLQPLITIITSTIGAELVEWIYLKLYKKKNISERKDTFSSTVIGVLTGMMLPPFIPFYIAFFAGAMAVIFGKNVYGDINKKIFNPIVLGKLFVITFFSEYLMPNSPVWGFNEALRIPIDDSSKIMSLFITSRGMIGTFSVLAVVIGAIYLIIRKRITWHIPFAFFVTIFIGLNVASKNGISVTTTLGEFMFLGVFVMTDKFTSPEHSFGKIFFGAMIGISTIVFWFLGVQSEAIIYSILILNIFTRGINIIYKPNVFGNETVSIAEIIQGLGFAILIMILVFVFAFLHNNGFIPYLVYIYLVFGVWKLYNQNNED is encoded by the coding sequence GTGAAAAAATTTATTATGTTTAGAAATAAAAAAAGACTAATTGAAGAAAATATGTTTCATACAAATATTGATATTTTTATCTCACTAATTCCGATATTAATAGCTTCTTTTATTTATACTTTACAACCATTAATAACTATAATAACTTCTACTATTGGAGCAGAGTTAGTAGAGTGGATTTATTTAAAATTATATAAGAAAAAAAATATTTCAGAGAGAAAGGACACGTTTTCTTCAACGGTTATAGGAGTTTTAACAGGAATGATGTTACCGCCATTTATACCATTTTATATAGCATTTTTTGCTGGAGCGATGGCTGTTATTTTTGGGAAAAATGTATATGGAGATATCAATAAAAAAATATTTAATCCGATTGTGTTAGGAAAATTATTTGTTATTACATTCTTTTCAGAATATTTGATGCCAAATTCTCCTGTTTGGGGATTTAATGAAGCGCTTAGAATCCCAATTGACGATTCTTCAAAGATAATGTCTTTGTTTATAACAAGTAGAGGAATGATAGGTACGTTTTCCGTTTTAGCAGTTGTTATTGGAGCAATTTATTTGATTATAAGAAAAAGAATAACTTGGCACATTCCGTTTGCGTTTTTTGTAACGATTTTTATAGGATTAAATGTGGCTTCTAAAAATGGTATTTCGGTTACAACTACACTGGGAGAATTTATGTTTTTAGGTGTTTTTGTAATGACGGACAAGTTTACAAGTCCAGAACATTCCTTTGGTAAAATATTTTTTGGAGCTATGATTGGAATTTCAACGATTGTATTCTGGTTTTTGGGGGTTCAGTCAGAAGCTATCATTTATTCGATCTTAATTTTAAATATTTTTACGAGAGGAATAAACATTATTTATAAACCGAATGTATTTGGAAATGAAACTGTTTCGATTGCAGAAATTATTCAAGGACTTGGATTTGCAATATTAATTATGATTTTAGTCTTTGTGTTCGCATTTTTACACAATAATGGATTTATACCATATTTAGTTTACATCTATTTAGTATTTGGAGTTTGGAAGTTGTACAATCAAAATAATGAAGATTAA
- a CDS encoding glycosyltransferase family 2 protein, whose product MKLSVGIITFNEENRIGKTIDAIKGIADEIIVVDSESRDRTVEIAKFKGAKVFVEKWKGYGPQKNSVLEKCCGEWILLLDADEVVSPELKEKIKMIINSSNPSSEVYKIKLRNIAFGRKIKFGGWDDYVIRLWKNGKVKISNREVHEKYQTKEKIEKINELIIHYTYDSIEEFLEKLNRYTSQSAKEYIKNKRNPSFIKIYSKMLFRFVKMYILQLGFLDGYEGYLLAKYSSIYTMTKYTKLREVYYNTLGKDTSLVITTYNWPDALKLCLESVLAQTVLPHEIIVADDGSREETANLVRDFQISNPFVKIIHSWQEDKGFRAGMSRNRAIAKATGNYVIIIDGDLILERHFVQDHIEKKKMAFLFKVPVL is encoded by the coding sequence ATGAAATTATCGGTTGGGATAATAACTTTTAATGAGGAAAATAGGATTGGAAAGACGATTGATGCGATTAAAGGAATTGCAGATGAAATAATTGTTGTCGATAGCGAGAGTAGAGATAGAACTGTAGAGATAGCTAAGTTTAAAGGGGCAAAAGTTTTTGTGGAAAAATGGAAAGGATATGGGCCTCAAAAAAATTCTGTTTTGGAAAAGTGTTGTGGAGAGTGGATTTTACTTCTTGATGCAGATGAGGTTGTGTCGCCTGAATTAAAAGAAAAAATAAAAATGATCATAAATAGTAGTAATCCTTCAAGTGAAGTTTATAAAATAAAACTTAGAAACATCGCTTTTGGGCGTAAAATTAAGTTTGGTGGTTGGGACGACTATGTAATTAGACTTTGGAAAAATGGGAAAGTTAAAATTAGTAACAGGGAAGTTCACGAGAAATATCAGACAAAAGAAAAAATTGAAAAAATTAATGAGCTTATAATTCATTACACTTACGACAGTATCGAAGAATTTTTGGAAAAGTTGAATCGGTATACTTCGCAAAGTGCGAAAGAATATATAAAAAATAAAAGAAATCCAAGTTTTATAAAAATTTATTCAAAGATGTTGTTTAGATTTGTGAAAATGTATATTTTGCAATTGGGATTTTTGGACGGCTACGAAGGATATTTACTTGCAAAATATAGCTCGATTTATACTATGACAAAATATACTAAATTGCGGGAAGTTTATTACAACACTTTGGGAAAAGACACTTCTCTTGTGATTACGACTTATAATTGGCCAGATGCATTAAAACTGTGTTTAGAAAGCGTTTTGGCTCAAACTGTCTTGCCGCATGAAATTATTGTGGCAGATGACGGCTCAAGGGAGGAAACAGCTAATTTGGTGCGAGATTTTCAAATTAGTAATCCTTTTGTAAAAATTATTCATTCCTGGCAGGAAGATAAGGGATTTAGAGCGGGAATGTCGAGAAATAGAGCGATTGCTAAGGCAACTGGAAATTATGTCATAATAATTGACGGGGATTTGATATTGGAGAGACATTTTGTGCAAGATCATATTGAAAAAAAGAAAATGGCTTTTTTATTCAAGGTTCCCGTGTTATAA
- a CDS encoding glycosyltransferase family 2 protein has translation MEKLISNYKNQNFKLIVNSTRLGQLKSIDKAYKEVDTKYIFHCEDDWKFFKKGFVEKSMGLLEEDSSILIVGMRAKEDYNNDYFFNEKDDYVSKSGERFYKVKGEIFTYNPGLRRKKDMDLFGLHEKLENQRYEEVLSNFYKERGFCTVFFKEPYVRHIGDKRHVHFSKNKKNTVLSFKIDRFIKKVRAKFLKLIGKIK, from the coding sequence TTGGAAAAATTGATTTCAAATTATAAAAATCAAAATTTTAAACTTATTGTAAACTCTACAAGATTAGGGCAATTGAAGTCAATTGACAAAGCTTATAAAGAAGTTGACACAAAATATATCTTTCATTGTGAAGATGACTGGAAGTTTTTTAAAAAGGGATTTGTTGAAAAGTCAATGGGTCTTCTTGAGGAAGACAGCTCAATTTTGATTGTCGGAATGAGAGCGAAGGAAGATTACAACAACGATTATTTTTTTAACGAAAAAGACGATTATGTGTCAAAGTCGGGTGAGAGATTTTACAAGGTGAAAGGCGAGATTTTTACTTATAATCCTGGGCTTAGACGAAAAAAAGATATGGATTTATTTGGACTTCACGAAAAGCTTGAAAATCAGCGATATGAAGAAGTTTTATCAAATTTTTATAAAGAGAGGGGATTTTGTACCGTATTTTTTAAAGAGCCTTATGTTAGACATATTGGAGACAAAAGACACGTGCATTTTAGTAAAAATAAAAAAAACACGGTTTTGAGTTTTAAAATTGACAGATTTATAAAAAAAGTGAGAGCTAAATTTTTAAAGTTGATTGGAAAAATAAAGTGA